In Planctobacterium marinum, the DNA window CAATAGCTAGTATACAATTCTCAAAACTCATTGTTAGTCTCACTTGCCTTGTTGTCTTATGTTGCTGCAGGTACTGATGTTCTTCATTCGGTCACAACAATCTTATGTCTAATATAAGAGTAGGTTACTTTATTTTCTATACCCACTCAATCTTTCAAGCGCCTCTCAAAGATAGCGCCATTCACAGGATCTCGCCTGCGCAATCGGAGCAAAAAATAATCAATCGAGAAAAACACCGTAATTTCAATCACTTCAGTGGATCCACAATTTACCACCCAGATTAAGTGGGGAAAATAAGCTGAAATTAACTTGACAGGGGCATAGTGTGGTTCCTAAACTGTCAATTGTGGGTAAAAGTGGCATAAAGTGGATTTTTTGGTGTCTACCGTGCCTTTTCTAAAAACAATAAAAACATTTGGGCTAGGGGAATGTTCCGCGGCGCTAACGCAATCAATCTGGACACTAAAGGCCGGGTGACGATACCTACAAGGTATCGTCAGTCGCTTCTGGATGATTGTCAGGGACAACTGGTTTGTACAATAGACACTCAACAACCCTGCTTGCTGCTTTACCCACTTTCCGAATGGGAAGAAATCGAGTTGAAACTCAGCCGTCTATCCAGCATGAATCCTCATGAACGTCGCCTGCAACGTCTGTTGCTCGGTTACGCCAATGAGGGAGAAATGGATAAGAATGGACGGTTCCTGCTCTCTGCTCCCCTTCGTCAACACGCCGACCTCTCCAAAGAAATCATGTTGGTGGGGCAACTCAACAAGTTCGAAATCTGGAATACCCAAACTTGGGAACAACAAATTCAAACCGATATTGCCACTGAGCAAGACGCGGACTTCGATCTTACCGAACGTTTACAGGACTTCTCACTATAATGGCCAGCACTTTTACCCACACATCTGTGCTGCTGCATGAATCTATTTCTGCATTGGCCATTAAACCTGATGGGATCTATGTAGATGCCACGTTTGGTCGAGGTGGCCACTCCAGACTGATTCTTGAAAGCTTGGGGGAGCAAGGCAAGCTTATTGCTTTCGATCGAGACCCCAGTGCCATCGAAGCGTCTAAAGCGTTTGCTGATGACAAACGCTTTCAGATAGTTCACTCCGCGTTTTCCGAAATGGACATCGCTCTGGCTGATATGGCGTTGTCGGGCAAGATCGATGGTGTGCTAATGGATCTTGGAGTCTCTTCACCGCAGCTTGATGACGCTGGTCGAGGCTTCAGTTTCATGAAGGATGGCCCTCTGGATATGCGTATGGATACCAGTAAAGGCGTCAGTGCCAGCGAATGGTTAAACACTGCCGATGAAGCTGATATTGCCGCGGTTATCAAGGAGTTTGGTGAGGAAAAATTTGGCAAACGAATCGCTCATGCCATCGTTAACACGCGCAAAACAATACCACTAAGTTCTACCTTGCAACTGGCAAAATTGATCGACGAGGCGGTACCTGTTAAGGACAAATTCAAGCATCCAGCCACCCGAGCATTCCAGGGCATACGTATTTTTATTAATGATGAGCTGGGTGAGATTGAACGAGGGCTGGCGGCTGCTCTAAAGATTCTGGCAACCGATGGGCGTCTTGCCGTAATTAGTTTTCATTCTCTGGAAGACCGTTACGTCAAGCGTTTTATGCGGGACTTGAGTCGTGGTATGCAAGTCCCTGCAGGGCTGCCAATCAGAGAAGA includes these proteins:
- the rsmH gene encoding 16S rRNA (cytosine(1402)-N(4))-methyltransferase RsmH; translation: MASTFTHTSVLLHESISALAIKPDGIYVDATFGRGGHSRLILESLGEQGKLIAFDRDPSAIEASKAFADDKRFQIVHSAFSEMDIALADMALSGKIDGVLMDLGVSSPQLDDAGRGFSFMKDGPLDMRMDTSKGVSASEWLNTADEADIAAVIKEFGEEKFGKRIAHAIVNTRKTIPLSSTLQLAKLIDEAVPVKDKFKHPATRAFQGIRIFINDELGEIERGLAAALKILATDGRLAVISFHSLEDRYVKRFMRDLSRGMQVPAGLPIREEEINASKKLRLIGKAIKPDESEIQRNVRARSSVLRVAEKL
- the mraZ gene encoding division/cell wall cluster transcriptional repressor MraZ; the encoded protein is MFRGANAINLDTKGRVTIPTRYRQSLLDDCQGQLVCTIDTQQPCLLLYPLSEWEEIELKLSRLSSMNPHERRLQRLLLGYANEGEMDKNGRFLLSAPLRQHADLSKEIMLVGQLNKFEIWNTQTWEQQIQTDIATEQDADFDLTERLQDFSL